Part of the Drosophila pseudoobscura strain MV-25-SWS-2005 chromosome 2, UCI_Dpse_MV25, whole genome shotgun sequence genome, ATTTGTAACAAAATCTATTACTTTCATTGCTCGggagaaaagaaaacccaGATTCGATCAGAAAGTGTATTCAAATTCGAGAGCATTCGATAGATGAGTTGGTATTTCATGACAGCAAGATAATACTCTGACCCTATTCACTCTGTGTCCTATAAGAGATCTGCTCGCACCACCTTATAATCCCATTAGGTATATACAAAAAGGTGGTGTCAAAGTCTCCTCCGTATCAGTGTCTTCGAATAACAGCATAGGACCCCCTAAACTTTGTGTATTGTTATCAGTATTGTTTGCTCCAGAAGACCACATCATTATTATCGCCGGAGCAATGGCAGATTTGTTTATTGAGTGTCAAACAGCAGAGTAGATTACGACCAGAACAGAACACCCTGTATGTGGGTATGTCTCGCTGACCCACACGTAAATCAAAGAGAAAAATTCGAAAATTGCGACACAAACTAGTTCGAAACAAGTTGGTTTTCCATTAGAAGCACGATGGAGTTTGGGTTTTATTcgcgtatatgtatgtagtactTATTATCTGAAGTTTGTTTAAGTTGTTCCAGCAGGCATAAACAGGTGTAAGGCTGTTTAATCAATTGCAAAACACTTATTGCATACAAAATGCAATTGGCAACAAAATATAATGTATTCTACTATATATGTACTCACTTTTGTGTACTTGGGCTTTGTGTTGGGATCGGCCATACTGATGGAGAATGTATATAAACTGCTGCTGGCACCGAGGACTGGAGCTAAAGTGGAGGAGAGCTTCTGTCgcgaaactgaaactgaaaaagCTACCAGATGCTGCTTTTATAGGCTTCCATCGCTGCTATCAGAGTTTCTGTTTTCTGATTGTCcgtttatttctgtttttgccGGCCGGCAGGCTGAAAGACagacacatactcgtattatttatttgcaccCTATAATGATATGAATCGCGTAGGGCATGTGGGTTTTCTAAGCCTGTTTGTTAAGGGTTCATGTCCTAGGTGAATTTGAAGCAACTTTCCCCTCAGACTCCCACCTATCTAGATTGTTCTTCCcaaatacatttatataattaattgTGGATTTTCGTAAGGCATCTTAGATAAAGGTACTCTTAATTCATTACCTCAATAACTGGTCATATATTCATTGCAGTGCATTCCAAATTCGTTGTAGCTTAGGCTCTCAAAGTTTTTGTAGACTCCTTTACGGATTGTGTTTTATCATCAAATTCATTTTACGCTCAATTTCTTCATCTGGAATGCAAGCTTTCGTGAGGTTTTTGTCTTGGCTAAGTCTCAAACGTTATTCATTGTTGGTTCTCGTCCCGGCTTTAGTCTTATACGTTTGTTCTTATACAGGGTGCATATTTTAAAGATATCTTATTGAATATATAGAAAAACGAGCTCTATAAAATTTAAACtgatttatttaatataaataacaaTATATTCTTTAGTTTTacacaaccacaaacaaaACCCATCTATAGATATTCTGTTTAGGATAACAAATTCATTTAGAAGATTCTATCGAATAGTCGTATCAAAAGCTCGTTGTTTTTATCAGCTGCTTGCCATAGCTTTTGATGGGAAAACTCTCGTACTGATAGGTGCGTTGCACCAGACCATGATCCAGAAATTTCAGTTTGTTCAGCGACTGTGCAATGTAATTGCTGCGTGGAATGAGAAGACAATGAACTGACAACTCAGATCCCAGAATAGAAGAGGGGTCTATCCTACCTGTagtactcgtagtcgtagcGCAAGTACCCAGAGAACGGCTGAAGCTCGAGGCCATCTGGACAAATGGGATTGCCGTGGAGGCTCAGGTACTGCAGGTTGGGAAATAGTCGTCGGATAAGTCGCATTGTTGAGGGCAGGTCACTGAACTGCAATGCCAAACGCGTGTAAGAGACTCTGTTACGAAGAAGGAAAGGACCCTACCTCATTCTTGTTCAGCATGAGCACCTCCAGCTGTGGCAGGGGTTGTGTCAATGTCCGTAGTCGTGCCTCGTGTAGCCGATTGTTGTCCAGCACCAAATGACGCAGCTGCTCGAACTCCGCCAGCCAGGACAGATCCTTCAGGCAGTTATAGCTCAGGTCTAGCAGCTCCACGTGCTCCGCATGGCGCTTGACCAGCTCTAGGGGCAGTGATCGGAGATTCTGCTGCACCAAAATGAGCTAAATTTTTGGGCGATTGTGTCTCGTTCGACTCGTAATCACTCAAAGATAAACCAAAATAATTACCCTACCTGACTGTCGTTGTGTTGGAACGTTTGCATTGCCTCCAGATTTCGTATCTACTGCGAGAGATCTTCTATTGTGGGATGGGAGTGCGGGCGAGCTTTCGGATACCTTTTCGGCGATCGTCTGAGGCACAACTGAGACGAGCCCCGTCGCTCATTTGCAGCAGTTGATAGCAGAGACgaatgcttttgtttttgcgtatttacttttactttttttttttcataccCTGTACGATGCCATGTGCAAaggatgtgtgtgttttatagAGGCTCAGAGTCTCTTTGCTTACCTTACTTTTCATTGGGGCTAGTCAAATAGTCATAAGCATACCTCTAAAGTCTACCGGCTGGCTGAGTACCATACTTCACTGGATAGCATTAGGCAAAGTTCCTTTTACaaattttatattaaattatatattaaattattaaattatatattaaattatttatattaaatcgTAACCgcaatatacaaaaatattacaaaatttGTAGGAACGAAATCTAggtaattatttttgtattttatggaATTATATGTTAAGATACTCTACGTTTATTCATTGTAAGAATTGTAAGAATCCAAAAATGTGTATTTATTCACTTTAGCTATTTGCTCTTTCTtaattcttgttttttttaagaagaagaagacaCATCAAAAAACTTCACCAGGGGTATTCCGCAAGTCGATCCCCAGGCCCTTATCAGGCCTACCTACATACTCCGTATACTCTTCGTAAGtatgtgttttattttgtttggcttcTGCGCAGCTGTTTGGTTGTTACTTTTCCCTCCTCTTTCGTTGCTTACAGATGCGGGAGGGTAGGAGCAGGTAGAGGGGGAGGCGAAGTACTGATAAGCCGGCAGGCAAAAGCTGACATGTAGAGGGCGCCAGCGAATATTAGTGATCGCATATGAAGTACATACATTATACGACAAGTGCTCCCGCGGCAACGTCGATGCTCGATGTCCGCATGAAATGCTGTCAGAAATTccaaaatgttttgttttttgcacaAATCCTTCGACTGCGCTTTAACCACTTTGACCACGACTGGATTTGGTcaagtggtggtggtgcctgGTGGTGGCCTGGCGATAAGTGCTCCACAATGGCAGAGTGCGggcaaatatatttttaattgccaGTTAGGCTGGCAAACAGAAATGACGGCCCACAAGCGCAAGAGTCCGAATGAAAAGGCAAAACGAAAAGACTACAGCGGCCTGACAAGCAATTTTCACTGCAAATGGCTAACGAATTGGTAGcgaagagagagaaggagaggcgGGGGATGGACAAACTAGTGCCAAACAATAGGAGATGACAGCATAAATAAACAAGCTGCGAGATACAAATTACGGCTCACAGCATTTAGCCAGGCACTTAATTCAATGAAACCCAAACCATGCGCTCAATCTCACTCCCAGCAGCCAGAGATACAGACACCGATATACGAGATAGATGCGTCTGGGCCTCGGTAAAAGTAATCGATTTGCCAGTTGCCTTTGTCATCAGACCTTTGAGGTGGCTGACAGCCGTGCCATCCGTGGCGACAGCTCCCTTAACCCTTCCTGGGGCACTCACTCTGCCATTTGGACCGCCTGTCAGTGACACTCGAAGCGTATAGCTCTTTTGTCCGCTAACCATCTTATTATTTCCCCTGCGTGCACTCCACTTTTGCTTGGTAATAAGTGTGGTACGCATGCACGTCTATGCCTCTATATATAGGCCTTTGATTGCTGGTCGTTTCAATAGGCATTATAATTCAATGTCAACACTGAATTGACCGTTGTGGAAGACCATTATTCCGCAGCCAGTGATCTTCAATAGGGCAACCTTTGACGCTCAAGGGTATAGACATATGAGAGCTGGACTGAGAAATGGACTCGAAATAAGTTTTATGGATCCTCTTCCTTAAACGCGTCAGAAGTCTCCCCGAAACTCCTTTCTTGAAGTATGCGGCGCAATTAAGTTGTATTTTTACCTGCCACTTTGATGACTAATCCACAGCACTTAATTCTGTGGCTATACTCGTATAAAGGAATAGAATAATTTGGGACCCATCCCCAAAATCCAATTTGCTTTGACCGCCGCATTAGCCTCATTAACATCACCATAGAGACCCGCCggccacccaccacccaccacccacctgAAGCACTCTTAGTGCCATccaaccacccaaccacccgGAGAAATAAAAAAGTACTCGACTTGCTCCAGTTTTAATTACTTCCCACAGGCCGTTGCCGATGATGGTGTTACTTGCATAAAAACCAAGACGGGGATGGGACTGGGATGATGAGTGAGGAGTGATGAGGGGAAGCTCGATAATTGTGCTAAAATCGAATGACCTTGACGGGTGGGACACCCCTCGCGGCGGCTGGTGCGAAACCTGGTCAACTAACCTGGTGTTTGCCTCTAATTAACGAGATAATCGacggtgctgctgcctccgATCGCGATTATCACTGTAATCATCATCGTTATGCAGCTCCGGGGCAAAACCATTTAGCCGAGCGATTTGTCAACGCATCTTTGGGGCACCTGGCCAAGAGTGGACGTGGATGGCAGATGGAGAGCACGGAGTCTGGCCAgtgaggaggcggaggcggcgacaTTCATTCGCCATTTGTCATAATTTTACCCCCATGTAGGTTGAAGCGTTTAAGTAAATGTATAACACACATTTTTCGGATAAATTTAGCCTTTTTTTTGCCATGATTTGCATCTTTCCGCTTTGCTCTTCCTTTCCGAaaatttgtggtaaaagtaaaaatacaCTTTTGTTGGAGTGAAATGAAATCTAAAATGATTTTGCCAAAAGGTATTTCTAGGAATTATTTCAATCATTTGAGGTGGATGTGAAATTGATAAATCTAAAGTTCATTTGTGGTTAGAAAGAGAAGGAAACTGCGTAAGGGTTTCGTTTGAAGCAGTATTCATTCATTGAGTCGTTATTGGTTCTGTGTGAGATTTCTTACAGTCGGAGCTTCATCTCTCACTGTATTTCAGCCTTCTTTTGGGCAACAATTGACAGAGGCTTGTTTCTATTTTTATCATCATTTGACCTACGCATTCTGTTGGCCCAATCGTCCATCTGCGGAATGCTCTTTTCGAATGCCATTGGCCAACTAATCGACTTGTGGGTTCACATCTCAATGACAAAGCCCCAAAGCTTCTGCgtttttgttgccgttgctgtgcGTGGCACTTGAGTGCAACAAGTGGCACGTCGTCGAGTGGAGCATCCCGAGCGAGCTCTGGCCCATCTATGCTGAGCTCCTCGATTGGAAATACCCCCGACTCGGCGGCAATGTCAATGGAGCAGCAAGCACCAGCGAAGGGCACGAGAAGTGAAGCCAATGCCAAGAGGCGAAGGGTAAGGCGATCGGCGCGAATCAATGGATGTCTGGCTGTGGCTACTGCACAGGTGACCTGATTTTCGGGTTTCATCACTATCTCTTTCCCTttactctctcactctctaccactctctctttctctctctggagATGGACCCTTCTGTCGCCGACTATTGCCGCTTCTTCAGCGCGGGGCCAAGTGCACCAATTCCCAATCAATTCCAATCGATTCCGTCCGATGGCCGATGGCCGGGTGACGTAAAGCAACCTTGTTGCAATTATGTACGCCCCAGCTTCTTGTCCGTCGTGTTGTATGGACATGTACCTACATGTACTTACCATTTCTCTCCCGGACCCGATGCGGCGGCTGCTATTACTCGTACGTTTTCAGATTTGTGTGTGGACAGCAAGTGGACAAGTGTCTTCGTATTCGGTTTATTTGCTTTCCATCTTTCGGTGTGCACCAAATCCAATTACGACCCAAGAGCGGTGCCACGCCGCATGCTACTCACTTGATTTGGGTGGctgctgttttgttttatCATTTATTGTTTCGacttgtttttttctttcatgccacatgcttggcttggcttcaattataaaattgattttgattttgttacGTTTGTTTCGTAATTGTTGTCGTAGGTGTTGAAAGTGGATGGTAAATGGTGGATGGTTGAatgtcgactgtcgactgtcgccGGTTGACAGTTGGAGGAAATTATGTGCCTGGCCTTGAAAAGCccttcggtttttgttttctttttcttgttcaattaattgaatttatgttCAAGTATGTTAAGATTTAATTGGGAAATTCGGTAGGTAAGAATGAGGCAATGAATGGCAGTCTGCATCAGTCTTTGATTGAGGTTCCTTCCATGGGAATTGTGTACCCTTTGTTAGGACCATTTTGAAGGTTTTTAATGACAAACGTACTTAACAGATTCCTGAAATTTATTCCAACTGAAGACACTAGTCTTTTGAACCTTCCCTTATCATGTGGTATTC contains:
- the LOC6897054 gene encoding leucine-rich melanocyte differentiation-associated protein, coding for MQTFQHNDSQLILVQQNLRSLPLELVKRHAEHVELLDLSYNCLKDLSWLAEFEQLRHLVLDNNRLHEARLRTLTQPLPQLEVLMLNKNEFSDLPSTMRLIRRLFPNLQYLSLHGNPICPDGLELQPFSGYLRYDYEYYSNYIAQSLNKLKFLDHGLVQRTYQYESFPIKSYGKQLIKTTSF